GTCTGGACCAAGGGCGCGCCGTTCGGTACTATTCCCCCCATGCTGAGGTTCATCGGGAAGGGTAGGATATGGATAGTCCCCACCCCGGTGATCGTCTTTGGCCTCGTAGCTGCCGCGGCGGCCGTTGTTCTGTACGGCACGACCTATGGGAGACAACTCTACGCCACCGGTGGTAATCCGCGGGCCACAAAACTCGCCGGTATCAACGTGGACAGGGTCGTAACCATGAGCTACGTGATTTCCGGTTTCCTGGCCGCTCTGGCGGGTCTGGTCTTGACAGGCTATCTGGGTCTGGCCGACAACTGGGCTGGGAAGGGCTATGAGCTCGGGTCGATCGCCGCGGTTGTCGTCGGAGGTGCCTCTCTCGGAGGGGGAAAGGGCACAATAGGGGGGACGGTCGCAGGAGTCCTTATCATGTCTATCCTCACCAACATGGTCCTTCTCCTAAACTTCGACGTGGAACTCGGGATGATCGTCGAGGGAATCGTCCTCATCACGGCGGTAAGCTTTTACAGTCTGAAGGAGATGCGGTAGATTCACTTCAAGGTGGTTCACATGGCAGCAAGATTAGGAGATGCGTTCAAGAGCGCGATTTCGCTCTTCAACCTCAAGGCCCAGGAAGAGACCAGGGCCAGGCAGACCGTGGCCTGGCTGCTGCTGGTGGGCACGGTGATAGCGGGGATTGTGGCCTCCCCGAGTTTCACACGCCCCTACAACATCATGAACGTCCTCCGCCAGGCCGTGGCACTGGGATTGGTCGGGATAGGACAGACCTTCGTCATTCTCGGTGGGGGGTTCGATCTTTCGGTGGGATCGACCATCAACCTCACGAGTTGTCTCGCAGCCGGCATAATGGACGGCAGGGCGCAGATGGTCCTTCCGGCCCTGGTTGTCACCCTGGCAGTGGGGATCTCAATCGGCTTGGCGAACGGGATCATCATCTCCTATCTCAAGGTCCCCCCTCTGATAGCGACTCTTGGACTGATGACCATACTCCAGGGGGCCGTACTGCTGTATACCCATGAGCCGGTGGGTATGATCACCCCGGGCTATGACTATATCTCCGAAGGGTATGTGGGATTCGTGCCTTTCCCTGTGATCGCCTTTGCCGCCTTGTTTGCTCTCGGGGTCTTTACTCTCAGGCGGACCACCTTCGGGCGCCACCTGTATGCCACCGGAGAGAGCGAGGATATCGCGCACCAGTCGGGGATAAAGACACACAGGGTAAGGTTCGTCACTTACATCATCTGCAGTCTATCGGCCACGTTCTCCGCTCTTTTCCTGGTGGCCCGGTGTGGATCCGGCGACCCGCTCCTGGGAGTGGGCTACGAATTCGACTCTATCACGGTTGCCATCATCGGGGGTACAAGCCTCGCCGGGGGCCGCGGCGGCCTAAACGGCACCCTGGCCGGGGTGTTTATCATGTCCATATTGAACAACATACTCAACCTAATGGGTGTATTCAGCTGGTGGCAGTGGGTGGTCAAGGGGGGCCATACTGATCGTGGCCCTGTCCACCTATCGGATACGGCAGTAGCCACCCGTGGTTTCCAGCGGTCTCCCGGACCGATTCATCTCGATGACCTCCTTTCGATTGAGTCGACCGGATCTGAGACCGGATGAAGGGAGTGTGGAAATGAGCGCACAGATAGCAGCGGGTTCATCCGGAAAGGACAGGAGAGCAGAACAGGCCGGGACAGCCTCCAAATCGCCCACCCCTTCTCCTTTTGAGAGGACGAGGAAGCTCAACGAGCAACTCCTCTCCGTGGTTCCGGAGATGTGTGTGGAAAGGGCTCGTCTGGTCACTCTCTCCTACCAGGAGACAGAGGGCGAACCGATGATTATCCGCCGGGCCAAGGCCCTGGCAAAGGTTCTCCGGGAGATGACGATCTTCATCCAGAAGGATCAGCTGATCGTTGGGAATCAAGCCAGCAGGTTGCGCTTCAGCCCGCTTTTCCCTGAAACAGAAGCGAACTACTTGGAAAAAGAGCTCGACATATTCCCCGAGAGAGAGCAGGATCGCCTGATGGTTTCAGAGGAGGTCCGGCGCGAACTCGAGGAACTCGTCTTCCCCTATTGGAAGGGGAAAACCACCGAGGATGTCGCCCTGAAAGCCATCCCTGCAGAAACCGTCCGGATATTCAAGGACGAGCACCCGGTCTTCAGCCCCGACATCCATTTGACGGGGAGCATCGGGCATGTCATCGTGGACTATGGCAAGGTCCTCGAATCGGGCATAGGCGGTTTGAAAAAAGAAGTGGAAGAGAGGCTCCGGGCCGCCGAACTCTCTGATCCGGATCAACAGGACAGGTACTTCTTCTACCAGGCCGAAGCAATCGTATGTGACGCCCTTGTGGACTGGGCCCATCGGTACGCGGCTGAAGCCAGGCGGCTGGCCTCAGAGGAGAAGGACCCGGCCTGGAGGGAGGAACTCGGGCGCATCGCCGAAAGGTGCGATTGGGTGCCTGAAAAACCGGCCCGGACTTTCCGTGAAGCTGTTCAGTCCTTCTGGTTTGCGCACCTGCCCCTCTATATCGAGCAGAACGGCCTGGCCGTATCGGTGGGCAGACTCGACCAGTTCCTGTACCCGTACTATCGAAAGGACAGGGAAGAGGGGAGGATAACCCCCGAACAAGCCCAGGAACTTCTCGAATGCCTCTGGATAAAATTCACCGAGATCATGCGGGCGTACGACTATGACTGTGCCAGGTTCTATGCGGGATTCTCCATATCCGAAAACGTCGTGCTGGGAGGGCAAACCCGGGACGGGCAGGACGCCACCAACGAGCTCTCCTATCTCTGCCTCGAAGCAGAAAAAAACACCAAACTCTCCCAGCCGAACCTGGCCGTGCGCATACATTCCAAGACGCCCGGGGAGTTTCTCATGAAGGCCGTGGATGTCATCAGCATGGGCCGGAGCAAACCCGAGCTCTTCAACGACACGGTGGGGATCGCTTCTCTCATGTCGACGGGTGTTCCCCTGGAAGATGTCCGCGACTACCGCATCTCCGGATGTGTCGAGGCGGTTCCGCCCGATGCGAACGGGATGACGAACGCCGCCATGTCGAATCTGGCAAAGGCCCTGGAGTTCGCCCTCAACGACGGCAGATGCAGGCTCTCCGGCAGGCAGATCGGCCCGAGGACGGGGAATCCCAGAGAATTCACCTCCTTCGACCAAGTGCGTGGGGCGTTCGAGAAGCAGGTTGCCTTTTATGTGAAGCACATGGTCGCCTCGCTCAACATCATCGAGAGGGTCCATGCCCGGATCATGCCGCTCCCTTACTTCTCCCTTGTCATCAACGACTGTATAGAAAGGGGGAAGGATGTCACCGCAGGAGGGGCTCGATACAATTTCACGGGTCCCCAGGGGGTCGGCCTGGCAACCACAGCCGATTCCCTGGCCGCCATAAAGAGACTCGTGTTCGACGGAAAGAGGCTCACCATGGAGGAGCTGGTGGAAGCATTGGACAGGGACTTTGAGGGGAAAGAGGTCCTGCGCCGGACCCTGATCAACCGGGCCCCGAAATACAGTACCGACGATGACTATGTGGACGAGATAGCCAGAGACGTCGCCGCGATTTACTGCAGGGAGGTGTCGAAGTATCGCAACACCAGGGGGGGTATCTACCGTCCGGGTCTGTATTCCGTGTCGGCCAATGTTCCATTCGGGCTCAATGTCGGAGCACTGCCCAACGGCAGGAAGGCGAAGACCCCTCTGTCTGACGGCGTGAGCCCCTCCCACCACACAGAAACAAGGGGTCCAACGGCCATCGTCAAATCGGTGGCCAAACTCGACCACACCGCCGTAACCAACGGTACCCAGCTCAACATGAAGTTCAGCCCGAGCCTCCTGTCCGATCCCAAGGGGAGGCGGAGTTTGGCCGGCCTGATCAGAACGTTCTTCGATCTTGGGGGATGGCATGTCCAGTTCAATGTCGTTTCGGCGGATACGCTGAGAGCCGCCCAGGCAGACCCCGACGCTTACAGGTGGCTGATCATCCGGGTCGCGGGATACAGTGCCTTCTTTGTGGAACTCGACAGGGGTGTACAGGACGACATCATCGATCGTACCGAGTACGGGACCGCATGAGCCTCCCCCCGGTGCTCGCTCTCTTGGTATAGGTGCCTGCGGTCAAAGACTCAGTCTGCACTAGAGGAGATCGTAACGGTGATTCCCAGCCAAATGCGTGCCGCTGTCGTAACAGAGCCCAACGAGATCGTCGTCAAGCAGGTGGAGGTCCCTCGAATCGGCAGGGGGGACATCCTGATTCGGATCAAATACTGTGGTATCTGCGGAACGGACGTCAGTATCCTTCATGGCATCTATTCCTCTGAGTTTCTCCCCCTGATCCCGGGACATGAGTTTGTCGGCCACGTGGCCGAAGTGGGCGACGGCGTGGATGGGTTCGAGCAAGGGCAACCGGTCACTGCGGACATCAACCTGGGCTGCGGCCGGTGCTTCTATTGCAGGCGTAACGCGGTCCTGATGTGCAGGGAATGCAGGCAGGTGGGCATTCATACCAACGGAGCTTTTGCGGAATATGTCTCGGTCCCTGCCAGCCATGTCTACCCCCTGTCCAGCGATATGCCGCTCGAAAATGGAGCCCTCATCGAACCTGTTTCGAACGTGGTCCGGGCAGCCAAAATGGGGGGGATGACCATCGCCACGAGCGTAGCGGTCATCGGTGCAGGTCCGGCGGGCCTCCTCCACGTCCAGATGGCCAGGAATCATGGAGCGGCTCCAATAATCGTGGTCGGCAAACATCGTGAGCGTTTGGAGCATGCCAGGCGGCTCGGTGCCGACTTCACCGTGTTGGCCGGACAGGATGCCGTTGATAACGTGAAGAGGGTAACGGACGGAAGAGGTGCCGATTTCGTCATCGTAAGTGTGGGAAAGACCGAGGTCTATGAAGAGGCCTTCCGCTTTGTCAGACCCGGGGGAAGGATCATGGCTTTCGGCATAGTCGAAGCCGCCGGCACCGCCCAATTCAGGCCTTTCCAGCTGGTCCTCGGCGAGATGAGCATAACCGGATCATGCGCTGGTATGGGCAACGATTTTTTCGAAGCCCTCACACTGGTCCGGTACAACAGATTCTCCCTGGAGCCCTTCACCCATGTCAAGATCCCCCTGGAAAACATCCAAGAGGGGTTTGACAGGGTGGTGAACGACAGGGCTACTCTCAAGGTCCTCATCTCCATGGACTAGCTCAGCCGACCTCTTTCCTGCCCCGAAACCGCCACGGGGATTCCCGTACTCGCCTGTAATTCCAGAGAGGGTTCCAGGCGAGCCGATTCCCGCGCATATCCGAGAACATCAACGGAAAACCGCTCCCGACCACAAAAGCAACGGCATACTGTCCGTTTTCCTCTCGATTCGAGTAGACTCCGGAGATGGTTCTGTTTGACAGAATGGAAAAATTGGTATACCAATACACCGGTATTCAGGTATCTGACCACCGGATTTCCAGTAAGCGGAGAGTCGAGCCAATGCTGCCGGCCGCGAGCATCAAGTCGAATCTAAAGCGGGAAACCCTCGTGGGCAGAATCGTCGACATCCTGGAGGAACGTATACTGGCGGGAGAGCTTTTACCGGGATCCAGACTGAGTGAGGGGATGGTTGCGAGTCAATTCGGGGTCAGCAAGACTCCTGCCCGGGAGGCCCTGCAGCGCCTCGAAGAGATGAAACTCGTGCGGAAGACCCATCTGGTGAGGGAGGTCGCGGAGTTCAGCCTCCAAGAGTTTCACGAGATCTATGAGTTGAAAAACGTGGTGGAGGCATTCGGAGTGATGCAGGGGTCCCTCAATGCTTCGGATCGAGACCTGAGCAGGATTCAGTCGGTTCTGGACAAGATGAATGATGTAACCGATGATGGGGACCTGGCGAAACTCAGATATTTCAATTCCCAGTTTCACGATCTTCTCGTCGGTTGTTCGGGCAACCAGAAGGTGATCGAAACATACGCCATGCTGGCCAAACAGGTCAGATGGACAGCCTCGCGATCGCTCAGCCTGCCGGAGCGCCCCAGACGTTCCACCAGGGAACATCAGGCCATCTTCCAAGCCTTCAGGCTGCGAGAGGCGAGGAGGGTCCGAAACCTGATGGAAAAGCATACAAATGCCGCTATGGCAAGGATCATTTCACGGCTGAAATCCGAGCAGGCAAAGAAAAACAGGGCCGGAGAGCACCATGACCGGTAGTATAAATGTGGCATACCAGGACCTGTTTGAAATAGGCATCAGATCCCTGGAGATCGTGGGTGTACCACCAGACGATGCAAAGACCGCCGTCGAGGTGTTGCTGAGCGCAGATCTGAGAGGAATCGATACCCACGGCATCCGAAGGCTGCTCATGTATGTACCGAGATTGAGGAAGGGATTGATTAATCCCAATCCGACCCTAGTCGTCGAGACCCCGGCTCCTGCCCTGAGGATCGTTCAAGGGGACAACGGGTTGGGACCGGTTGTCGGGGCAAGAGGGATGAAGGAGGCTATCGATCTGGCCGGGAGGGCAGGTATAGCCTTCGTGGGTTGCAGGGACAGCAACCATTTCGGCGCCGCGGCCCCTTATGTCTTGATGGCCTGCCGCCGGGAAATGATCGGAATAGCCGGCACAAACGGTTTTCCTTCAATGGCGCCCTGGGGTGGGTTGGAAAGACTCGTAGGGAACAACCCCCTGGCTGTCGGCGTTCCCTACAAGGGAGGTGGTCCCTTTGTGCTGGACATGGCCATGTCCGTCTCTTCAAGGGGTAGAATCAGGGAGATGGCCGAAAAGAGAGAGAAGATCCCAGAGGGCTGGGCTCTCGATTCGGAAGGGAGGCCGACAACCGATCCCTTGGAGGGACTCAAGGGCTTTGTCTTGCCCATCGGCTCTCACAAGGGGTACGGCCTCGCCCTGGCAATGGACGTTCTCAGCGGCGTTCTGACCGGGGCGGGATTCTCCGCAGGGGTCAAATCCCTCCTCCAACAGTGGGAGGAACCCCAACACATCGGTCATTTCTTTGTCGCCATCGATCCCAGGCGATTCATGGACTGGGATGTCTTCTCTGATAGGATGGACCGGCTCTGTAACCTGATCAGAAGCGCCCGAAGAATAGACCCGCGGAAACCGGTCCTGATTCCCGGAGAACCCGAGGCACAGACGGAACGAGCTCGGCGAACGAACGGAATTCCTCTTGAGCCTGAGGTGTTCGAGAACCTGAAGGGTCTCACCGAGGGCAGATACGATTACGATATACCGAGGTTCTAGCAAGAGGCCCGTACTGTCTCTCGTGATCCACCTTTGACATGGAAACCGTCGAAAGGGGGTGTTGCATATGGACGATTGAACGGATCCTGACCGGTGTCGAAAGCTCAGCCAGTCCGATTCTTGAGAGAGGAGGGGAAATCATGCATCAGAGCGATTCGAGACGGAAGATTCGTACAAGGGGCTTGGTCCTCCTTGCGGTGGGACTCATTTTCTGCGCGGTTTTCGCTTCCCGGGCACGAGCTGTCGAGCCCGAGGGAGAGCTGAGGATCGCCGTTTCCGCCATGGAAAACGAATCCCTCGATCCTGCCAATGGTTCCGGCGCCAATAATCTCTGGAACCAGTTGATCTACGATCAGTTCATCGGCCTGGACCCCCACGCAAAGATCGATCTGGGCAGGGGGATATGCCGCAGCTACGAGCAGAGCGCCGATGGTTTGACCTGGACCTTCCACCTGCGAAGGGGAATCAGGTTCCACACGGGGGACGAGCTTACGGCCGAGGACGTAAAGTTCTGCTGGGAACGGGCTCAAGAGCCGTGGGTCGTAGGCCTGGCCGGCGCCACCTTGAGGAAGGTAGCCGATCACATCGATGTTGCCGATCGCTACACGGTGGTGGTCCATCTGAAGAAGCCCTATCTCTTCTTATGGTCGATCCTTTCCGGAAACTACCCGATCGGGTACATCTATCCGAAGAAGTACGTCCAGGACAAGGGCGACCAGTACTTTCGCCAGCATCCCGTCGGCACCGGGCCTTACAGGCTGGTCCGTCACGAGCAGGGTGTCTCCATGGAATTCGAGGCGGTGCCGGGCAAACACTGGCGTTGGGGCACACCGAAGTACAAGAAAATCATATTCAAAATCGTACCGGAGGCTAAGACCCGCATGGCCCTGCTACGCACGGGCGAGGTGGACATCGCCCCGCTGCCCAGGGATTGGGCCGTAAAACTCAAGAAGGAGGGCCACGAGGTGGTAATGCTTCCCTCACAGGCGTCGGTCTTCGTGGGCTACCACAGCCAGTGGCGCCGCGACAATCCGCTCTCCAGAGAGAAGGTGCGAGAGGCCTTGGATCTGGCTATCAACCGGCAGGAGATCATCGACTATGTTCTGGCAGGCTTTGCCGTACAGACCGGGATTCCCGCCCCTTGGGCGGCCATATCCGCATATATGGAGCCCAACATGGTTAAGCCCTATCCCTATGACCCGGCTCGGGCCAAGACCCTCCTGAAGGAGGCCGGCTACCCGAACGGTTTTGACATCAAGATGGTGTCGTGGCCCAAGCAGGGGATGGCCGAGGGGCCCAAGATCATCGAGGCCATTGCCGGCTACTGGAGTGCGATCGGCGTGAGACCGAAGATCGTGCCCATCGACTACGGAACGTGGCGCAAGCAGTGGGTCGAGAATCCTGACCAGGGTTGCGTGGTCGGCTGGTACTGGGTTGGCTCCCGTATCTGGCCCATGTCGATCGTCAGGGCGCTTTTTGCATCCGACGGCAAGCTCACATACGCCAAGGATCCCGAGGTAGACCGGATGATAAACCTGGTTGCGTCCGCACCCGACGAGAAGGCCCTGAAGAAATCTCTCTGGGGGCTGGCCACCTATATGTTCGATCATCATATAAGCGGTACCCTTTTCGAGTCGGCTGTACCCTTCGGGGTTTCCAAGAAAGCCTCCGGCTGGTTCCCGGGTCTGCTGCCCTACGCCTGGAACTTCCAGCAGCTCTTTGCCAGCCGTCACGAATAAGGAGAATCATCGGCCGGTGTCTCCCGGCCGGGAGACACCGGCACCAACCGGCCAGGACCTGGTGAACGGACGTAACCCATGCAGCGTTTCATACTTTCCAGAATCTTCCAGGGGTTTCTCACCGTCTGGGTGGTTGTCTCGGTGGTGTTTATCTTGGGCCGTACCACGGGCGATCCCGTGGAGCTCATGCTCGCCCTGGAGGCAACAGAACAGCAGCGGGTCGAGGTGCGCAAGAGCCTGGGGCTGGACCGTCCCCTGATCGTTCAGTACGGGATATATATGGCCCGGCTGGCACGTCTCGATCTCGGAGAATCCATCATTTCCAAAATCCCTATCAGGCCTTTGCTGGCCGACCGCCTCGTAAAATCGCTCCAGCTCGCCGGTTTTTCCATGCTTGTCACCCTGGTTTTTGCCTTCCCTCTGGGTGTCGTAGCGGCTGTCCGGAGAGGGTCGCGGGTGGACATGGTGGCAAGGCTTATTGCGGTCTTGGGGCAGAGTCTTCCCCATTTCTGGGTGGGACTGATCCTGATGGAGATCTTCGCAGTCCGCCTGCGATGGCTGCCTGTGGGCGGAGCCGAGAGCCTGAAGTCGTATGTCTTGCCTGGATTCACCATGGGTTGGTTCATCACCGCAGGCATCATGCGGCTTCTCCGCTCGAGCATGCTGGAGGTTCTCAACAGCGACTATGTCCTGTTTGCCAAGGTCAAAGGGGTTCCGCCTTCAGGGGTGGTCTGGAAACACGCACTGCGCAACGCCCTCCTGCCCGTGGTGACCTTCAGCGGTATGTATTTTGCGCTCCTTATCGGTGGAGCCGTGGTGATAGAAACTGTCTTTGCCTGGCCGGGGATCGGGCGGCTCGCCTACCTGGCCGTGGTCGACCGCGACTTCACCGTGATCCAGGGCGTCGTCGTGGTAATAGCTCTCATCGTGGCTTTGGTGAACCTGATAGTCGATATCGTGTACTACTGGATCGATCCGCGTATCCGGATGACCAAAGCGTAGCCCCAAGGCAAGGGCGTCCTTGCTTAATGGGAATGCCGAGATGTATGTGTTTCGTGACCCCAGGTTTGTATTCCCGGCAACGGTTGCATTTATCATCGTCATAGTTGCTGTTGCGGCCCCCTGGATCGCGCCTCACGGCTACTACGAGATGTCGCTGCCGAACAGGCTGCGCCCGCCCTTTTGGCAGGAAAGGGGCAGCCTGGAATACCCTCTCGGCACGGACAGCCTGGGTCGAGACGTTTTGAGTCGAATGATCGGAGGAACAAGGATATCTCTGGTCGCCTCGATGCTTTCGATCCTTATCGGTGCCGTGATCGGTATATCGGTCGGTATGGTCTCGGCCTACCGGGGAGGCATGACCGATGCGGTCCTGATGAGGGTATGCGATGGATTCCTCTCCTTTCCAATGATCCTCCTGGCCTTGATTCTGGCCATCGCCACCGGACCCGGCATGCGCACGGTGGTTTTGGCGATCGGACTGGTTGTCTGGGCACGTTATGCCCGGGTCATCCGGAGCGAAACACTGAGTATCAAGGAGAGGGATTTTGTGATCTATGCCCGGATGATCAAATCATCGCAATTCAGGATCTTGATGCGTCACCTCCTGCCCAACATGGTGGGAAGCATCCTGGTGCTCGCTACCCTCCAGGTGGGTTGGGCCATTGTGGTCGAGGCATCCCTTTCGTTTATCGGCGCGGGCATTCCTCCTCCACAACCCTCGTGGGGCGCAATGGTTGCGGCAGGCAGGGAGTACATCGGCATGGCCTGGTGGCTGACTTTCTTCCCGGGAACGGCGATCGCCGTCACGGTCCTGGCTTTCAATTTCCTTGGGGATTGGCTGAGGGACCATCTCGATCCGAAGATGAGGGAACTCTGAGGCAGGAAGCACCTGCATCCCCCCGGAAGGCAACCGCATGGCGTACAGCAAAAACACCGTACCAGGAAAGGAGGAGGCGGCTCGGTCAGGCCCCGCTGCCGCCCTGGGCCAAGAAGAGGTTCTTCGGGTAACCGGTCTCAAGACGTATTTCTTCACCCGCGAGGGCACGGCAAAGGCCGTTGACGGCGTCGGCTTCTCCTTAAAGAAGAACGAGACCCTCGGTCTCGTGGGCGAATCGGGATGCGGCAAGACCGTGACCTGTCTGTCCATACTCGGACTCGTTCCGCCTCCCGGCCGGATCGTAGGGGGCCGGGTCTTGCTGGGTGACGAGGATCTTCTCTCGAAAACCGAAAAGGAGATGGTGAAAGTACGAGGCCGGAGGATTACGATGATCCTGCAGGATCCCATGACCTCATTGAATCCTGTTTTCACCATCGGCAATCAGGTGGCCGAGGCCATCCGGATCCACCAGAGACTCAAGGGTCGCCACCTGTGGGAAAAAACCATTGAAATCCTCCGGCTGGTGAGGATTCCCGCCCCGGAGATGCGTCTGGGTGATTATCCTCACCAGATGAGCGGCGGCATGCGACAACGGGTGGTGGGAGCGGCGGCCCTGTCGTGCAGACCGGAGGTCCTGATTGCAGACGAATGTACGACTTCCCTCGATGTCACCATCCAGGCCCAGTACTTGAGCCTCCTGAAAGAGGTGCAAGAGCGGCTCCACGTCGCCATAATCTTCATTACCCACGACTTGGGAATCGTCGCGAAGATGTGTGATCGTGTGGCTGTCATGTATGCGGGCAGAATCGTGGAGACCGCCCCCATGAGAGAGATATTTCATAATGCCCTGCACCCTTACACGGACGCTCTCCTCAAGTCGGTGCCCAGGTTGGAAGAGAGACAGAGATGGCTGGCCACGATCGAAGGACAGCCCCCATCGCTGTTGAACCTGCCACCTGGATGCAGCTTTGCCCCCCGGTGCAGCAAGGCTGATGACCGGTGTCTTGTACAGTATCCTCCTGAGGTGCGGGTTGGAAAAGATCACACGGTTTCGTGCTGGCGAACGGTTTGAGTCATGTCCTCGAGATCAAACATCCTCCTTGAGGCAACCAACTTGAAGAAGTACTTCCCCATCACCAGGGGGCTGGTCAGACAGAAAACGACCGGTTGGATAAGGGCCGTCGACGGGATAAGTTTCTCCATCAGCCGAGGGGAGACCTTTGGTCTGGTTGGTGAGTCAGGATGCGGCAAGACGACAACCGCCAAGCTCATCCTGCTGCTCGAAAAGCCTATGAGCGGTACCATCCTTTTCGGGGGCGAGGATGTCCTGGCACTCCCCGAACCTAAGCTCAAGGAGTACAGCGAGTCCGTTCAGGCCGTGTTCCAGGATCCATACGGCTCCCTCGATCCTCGGATGAGCGTGGGAGAAATCGTGGCGGAGCCGCTGGCGGTAAGCGGGGCTCTCCCCCGCAAGGCGATCGCCGAAAGGGTGAAGGAGGTTCTCCACCAGGTCGGTCTGGATCCGGAAAGCGTCAACCGTTTTCCTCATCAGTTCAGCGGAGGGCAGCGG
The Deltaproteobacteria bacterium DNA segment above includes these coding regions:
- a CDS encoding ABC transporter permease — translated: MQRFILSRIFQGFLTVWVVVSVVFILGRTTGDPVELMLALEATEQQRVEVRKSLGLDRPLIVQYGIYMARLARLDLGESIISKIPIRPLLADRLVKSLQLAGFSMLVTLVFAFPLGVVAAVRRGSRVDMVARLIAVLGQSLPHFWVGLILMEIFAVRLRWLPVGGAESLKSYVLPGFTMGWFITAGIMRLLRSSMLEVLNSDYVLFAKVKGVPPSGVVWKHALRNALLPVVTFSGMYFALLIGGAVVIETVFAWPGIGRLAYLAVVDRDFTVIQGVVVVIALIVALVNLIVDIVYYWIDPRIRMTKA
- a CDS encoding ABC transporter ATP-binding protein, with amino-acid sequence MAYSKNTVPGKEEAARSGPAAALGQEEVLRVTGLKTYFFTREGTAKAVDGVGFSLKKNETLGLVGESGCGKTVTCLSILGLVPPPGRIVGGRVLLGDEDLLSKTEKEMVKVRGRRITMILQDPMTSLNPVFTIGNQVAEAIRIHQRLKGRHLWEKTIEILRLVRIPAPEMRLGDYPHQMSGGMRQRVVGAAALSCRPEVLIADECTTSLDVTIQAQYLSLLKEVQERLHVAIIFITHDLGIVAKMCDRVAVMYAGRIVETAPMREIFHNALHPYTDALLKSVPRLEERQRWLATIEGQPPSLLNLPPGCSFAPRCSKADDRCLVQYPPEVRVGKDHTVSCWRTV
- a CDS encoding ABC transporter permease; translated protein: MYVFRDPRFVFPATVAFIIVIVAVAAPWIAPHGYYEMSLPNRLRPPFWQERGSLEYPLGTDSLGRDVLSRMIGGTRISLVASMLSILIGAVIGISVGMVSAYRGGMTDAVLMRVCDGFLSFPMILLALILAIATGPGMRTVVLAIGLVVWARYARVIRSETLSIKERDFVIYARMIKSSQFRILMRHLLPNMVGSILVLATLQVGWAIVVEASLSFIGAGIPPPQPSWGAMVAAGREYIGMAWWLTFFPGTAIAVTVLAFNFLGDWLRDHLDPKMREL
- a CDS encoding ATP-binding cassette domain-containing protein; translated protein: MSSRSNILLEATNLKKYFPITRGLVRQKTTGWIRAVDGISFSISRGETFGLVGESGCGKTTTAKLILLLEKPMSGTILFGGEDVLALPEPKLKEYSESVQAVFQDPYGSLDPRMSVGEIVAEPLAVSGALPRKAIAERVKEVLHQVGLDPESVNRFPHQFSGGQRQRIAVARALAPEPKAIVLDEPVSALDVSIRAQLMNLLKSLQERLELTYLLIAHNLAVVRHMSNTIGVMYVGSLVEYGDADEIYRHPCHPYTVGLLSAALPADPDAPSTGVILGGEVPSPADPPPGCRFHPRCSHAKEICSEEEPALREAAPGHFVACHFDLGG